In Chryseobacterium lactis, a single genomic region encodes these proteins:
- a CDS encoding DUF3037 domain-containing protein: MQEDKIYEYAVIRLVPKVEREEFFNIGLVMFSKKEKFIKVEFYLCPDKFKLMHSKLDYDDIIQNLESFQKIADGDKDGGPIAQFDIPERFRWLTALRSAVIQTSRPHPGKSKDLNITFGKLFEELVK, from the coding sequence ATGCAAGAGGATAAAATATATGAATACGCGGTAATACGCCTGGTACCTAAGGTTGAAAGAGAAGAATTTTTCAATATCGGATTGGTGATGTTTTCTAAAAAAGAAAAATTCATTAAGGTAGAATTTTATTTGTGCCCTGATAAATTCAAGCTGATGCATAGCAAACTGGATTATGATGACATCATTCAAAACCTGGAAAGCTTTCAAAAAATTGCTGATGGAGATAAAGACGGCGGGCCAATTGCCCAATTTGATATTCCTGAACGTTTCCGTTGGCTGACGGCTTTAAGAAGTGCTGTGATTCAAACATCCAGACCTCATCCGGGAAAATCTAAAGACTTGAATATTACTTTTGGTAAACTTTTTGAGGAGTTAGTAAAATAA
- a CDS encoding helix-turn-helix domain-containing protein translates to MHYVLGTKLRELRNEKKLSQTQIAVELDVSQTAYGK, encoded by the coding sequence ATCCATTATGTCTTAGGAACTAAACTTCGTGAGCTGAGAAACGAAAAAAAACTATCACAAACACAGATTGCCGTTGAACTTGATGTTTCACAAACTGCATACGGAAAATGA
- a CDS encoding HipA family kinase: MQNLRTVTVMRYILPLREGGSLPALAEADDDFKYVLKFRGAGHGVKMLISELLGGKIAEALGLKIPELAFVNLDADFGRTEADEEIQDLLKFSEGLNLGLHYLSGSITYDPGVSVDPLLASKVVWLDAFITNIDRTFKNTNMLMWHKELWIIDNGASFYFHHSWQNFDAAAKTPFKYVKDHVLLPKAKMLDEADQFAHEVLNDTIFREIVNLIPEDWLHWNDADETPDEIREIYFQFMKTRLENSQIFVNEAKNARG, encoded by the coding sequence ATGCAGAATTTAAGAACTGTAACCGTGATGCGTTACATTCTGCCACTAAGAGAAGGAGGCTCACTTCCCGCTCTGGCAGAAGCTGATGATGATTTCAAATATGTATTAAAATTCCGTGGCGCAGGCCATGGAGTGAAGATGCTGATCTCTGAACTTTTGGGAGGAAAGATTGCCGAAGCTTTAGGATTGAAAATTCCTGAACTGGCTTTTGTAAATCTTGATGCAGACTTTGGAAGAACGGAGGCCGATGAAGAAATTCAGGATCTGCTGAAGTTTTCAGAAGGTTTAAACCTGGGACTGCACTATCTTTCCGGTTCTATTACCTATGATCCCGGAGTAAGTGTTGACCCGCTTCTGGCTTCAAAAGTGGTTTGGCTGGATGCTTTTATTACCAATATCGACCGTACTTTTAAAAATACGAATATGCTCATGTGGCATAAAGAACTCTGGATCATCGATAATGGCGCATCGTTCTATTTCCACCATTCATGGCAGAATTTTGATGCTGCGGCGAAGACACCTTTCAAATATGTGAAAGATCATGTACTGCTGCCCAAAGCTAAAATGCTGGATGAAGCAGATCAGTTTGCCCATGAAGTATTGAATGACACAATTTTCAGGGAAATTGTCAATCTGATTCCTGAAGACTGGCTTCACTGGAATGATGCTGATGAAACTCCGGATGAAATTCGTGAGATTTATTTTCAGTTCATGAAAACCCGATTAGAAAATTCTCAAATCTTTGTAAACGAAGCGAAAAATGCAAGAGGATAA
- a CDS encoding ATP-dependent helicase, protein MDYLKGLNESQYEAVTSLQGPLMVLAGAGSGKTRVLTMRIAHLIHNGIDPFNILALTFTNKAAREMKDRIAKVVGDSNARSLWMGTFHSVFARILRIEAHVLGYPSNFTIYDQQDALNVIKKVLKDMNIDADLYKPKKVQARISTYKNNLITVKAYFNNPELMEADEKANMKFIGQIYQRYVDACFRNGSMDFDDLLLKTNELLTRFPEVLAKYQDRFRYIMVDEYQDTNHSQYLIVKALASKFENICVVGDDAQSIYSFRGANIYNILNFKKDYPDAVTVSLEQNYRSTQNIVNAANVVIAKNLQQFKKNVFSDNEEGDKIKIYRSLSDADEANFVAGNIWELRNRDQRKYSDFAILYRTNSQTRAFEDALRRKNIPYKVYGGLSFYQRKEVKDLIGYLRLLINENDSEALMRIINYPTRGIGETTQNKLIVFADAQNVSISKILDNLPMYAPQLGLNNGVLNKLNDFWSMIKAFQVLLKTETAYSVAMEVAKRSGLIKFLKDDQTPEGISRVENVQELMNSMQGFIEEQMQLEDGDPSLSNFLENIALSADTQDKNLEDDMVSLMTIHLSKGLEFPVVHLVGLEENLFPSFMSSATREDLEEERRLFYVALTRAEKQAFFSYAVSRFQWGKITDAEPSRFLSEIDDQYIEFLNPALEKRFINNSGVKSNIFDEHPSEVKGFKKVEKKTIEKGDNSKPAPEARKLKPVSTAKIINPSGASSQDIEVGDKVRHDRFGIGEVSFLDGTDPQNIKAKVIFIHEGEKNLILKYAKLTKI, encoded by the coding sequence ATGGACTATTTGAAAGGACTCAATGAATCACAATATGAAGCCGTTACCTCTTTACAAGGACCTTTGATGGTGCTTGCAGGAGCAGGTTCCGGAAAAACACGTGTATTGACTATGCGTATTGCCCATTTAATACACAATGGAATAGATCCTTTCAATATCCTGGCTCTGACATTTACCAATAAAGCAGCCCGGGAAATGAAAGACCGTATTGCAAAAGTAGTAGGTGACAGCAATGCAAGAAGCCTTTGGATGGGTACTTTTCACTCTGTTTTTGCCAGAATTTTAAGAATCGAAGCGCATGTTCTGGGATATCCTTCCAACTTTACCATCTATGATCAGCAGGATGCTTTGAATGTGATTAAGAAAGTGTTGAAAGACATGAATATTGATGCTGACCTTTACAAACCCAAAAAAGTTCAGGCAAGAATTTCCACCTACAAAAACAACCTGATTACGGTAAAAGCCTATTTCAATAATCCAGAATTGATGGAAGCTGATGAAAAGGCCAATATGAAATTTATCGGGCAGATTTATCAAAGGTATGTAGACGCATGTTTCAGAAACGGTTCCATGGATTTTGATGATTTGTTATTGAAAACCAACGAATTATTGACCCGTTTTCCGGAAGTACTGGCCAAATATCAGGATCGATTCAGGTATATCATGGTAGATGAGTACCAGGATACCAACCATTCTCAGTATCTTATTGTAAAAGCACTGGCTTCAAAATTCGAGAATATCTGTGTGGTGGGAGATGATGCTCAGTCTATTTACTCTTTCCGTGGGGCCAATATTTATAATATCTTAAACTTTAAAAAAGATTATCCTGATGCAGTAACGGTATCTCTGGAACAGAACTATCGCTCCACTCAGAATATTGTTAATGCCGCTAATGTTGTTATTGCTAAAAACTTACAGCAGTTCAAGAAAAATGTGTTCAGTGATAACGAAGAAGGAGATAAAATCAAGATATATCGTTCCCTTTCCGATGCCGATGAAGCGAACTTCGTAGCCGGAAATATCTGGGAACTCCGCAACCGTGACCAGAGAAAATATAGTGATTTCGCTATTTTATATAGAACAAACTCTCAGACCAGAGCATTTGAAGATGCCTTGAGACGTAAAAATATCCCATATAAGGTATATGGTGGCCTTTCTTTCTATCAAAGGAAGGAGGTGAAAGATTTAATAGGATACCTACGCCTTCTGATCAATGAAAACGATTCTGAGGCGTTGATGAGAATTATCAACTATCCAACAAGAGGAATTGGCGAAACAACTCAGAATAAGCTGATTGTTTTTGCTGATGCACAAAATGTTTCCATTTCAAAAATTTTGGATAACCTTCCGATGTATGCTCCTCAATTGGGACTGAACAATGGCGTTCTCAATAAATTGAATGACTTCTGGTCGATGATCAAGGCTTTTCAGGTATTGCTGAAAACAGAAACGGCTTATAGTGTGGCTATGGAAGTAGCAAAACGAAGCGGATTAATCAAATTTTTGAAGGATGATCAGACTCCGGAGGGAATTTCGAGAGTAGAAAACGTTCAGGAATTGATGAACTCAATGCAGGGATTCATTGAAGAACAGATGCAGTTGGAAGACGGAGATCCGAGTCTTTCTAATTTCCTTGAGAATATTGCACTTTCTGCCGATACTCAAGATAAAAACCTTGAAGACGATATGGTTTCTCTGATGACCATTCACCTTTCAAAAGGATTGGAGTTCCCGGTTGTACATCTTGTGGGACTTGAAGAAAATCTCTTTCCGAGTTTTATGAGTTCTGCAACCAGAGAAGATCTGGAAGAGGAGAGAAGACTGTTCTATGTGGCTTTAACAAGAGCCGAGAAACAAGCATTTTTCTCGTACGCTGTTTCCCGTTTTCAATGGGGGAAAATTACTGATGCAGAGCCTTCAAGATTCTTAAGTGAAATTGATGATCAATATATTGAATTCTTAAATCCTGCACTGGAAAAAAGATTTATCAATAACTCCGGGGTGAAATCTAATATTTTTGACGAACATCCTTCCGAAGTGAAAGGGTTCAAAAAAGTTGAGAAAAAGACAATTGAAAAAGGAGATAACTCAAAGCCTGCTCCGGAAGCAAGAAAACTTAAACCGGTAAGCACTGCAAAAATTATTAATCCAAGCGGAGCATCCTCTCAGGATATTGAAGTGGGAGATAAAGTAAGACATGATCGTTTTGGAATTGGTGAAGTTTCCTTTTTAGACGGAACCGATCCTCAGAATATCAAAGCAAAAGTAATTTTCATCCATGAAGGAGAGAAAAACCTGATTCTTAAATATGCAAAACTGACCAAGATTTAA
- a CDS encoding DUF6705 family protein → MKNILSIICFTVFTACTAQTLSLETIAQCSFNDQTCPPVTYVKDINNSLNKYVGTWKGTLNGKIYEFNFIKKENVGETRKWDRLIGRLKITNANGLVEFDSFNKTDIELQKDFRGFNFQKDLKAYLMSFFGGRLGCIDYGYTYLRIKPETPNLMSINFHPDNDIVTQDCSNFKTTLPDNQIIHLTKQ, encoded by the coding sequence ATGAAAAATATATTAAGTATTATCTGTTTTACAGTTTTTACAGCTTGTACAGCACAAACCCTTTCTCTTGAAACAATAGCGCAATGCAGCTTTAATGACCAGACATGTCCCCCTGTTACCTATGTAAAAGATATCAATAATTCTTTAAATAAATATGTCGGAACATGGAAAGGAACTCTTAATGGCAAAATTTATGAGTTTAATTTTATTAAAAAAGAAAATGTTGGAGAAACTCGAAAATGGGATAGATTAATTGGACGACTAAAAATTACAAATGCCAATGGTCTTGTAGAGTTTGATAGTTTTAATAAAACAGATATTGAGTTACAAAAAGATTTTAGAGGTTTTAATTTTCAAAAAGATTTAAAGGCATATTTGATGAGTTTTTTTGGTGGAAGATTAGGCTGTATAGATTATGGATATACATATTTAAGAATAAAACCGGAAACACCAAATCTAATGTCCATTAATTTCCATCCTGATAACGATATTGTTACCCAAGACTGTAGTAATTTTAAAACTACATTGCCAGACAATCAGATTATACATTTAACAAAACAATAA
- a CDS encoding TonB-dependent receptor plug domain-containing protein, whose product MRNKKTIFSASVLFFLGVYTYGQEKGNIQSKKDTVKTNSVEEVVILGSRAGARSKMDSPVPVDVFNLKESSIILPQTSIGQILNAVAPSFTSTIQTNSDGTDHLDPAQLRGLGPDQVLVLVNGKRRHTSALVNVNGTPGRGTVGTDLNAIPSFALNRIEVLRDGAAAQYGSDAIAGVMNLELKRDTGKLTGQISYGGNLTPAANDHTGNFDGQNIQLDLNYGNKIGTKGGFFNITWSSQFRNPTYRAGTENAPIYNAYNAIERRALNDGVNLSSLFNDIGNTPNSQQLVNYIHQYAQNVSYFSQTLQNDIQGANTIAALQNVLKSGSFTRDQLNYFTDQELAYRGQTRKDFNMQVGQSKLNNHQFFINAEVPISDDWKVYSFGGYSLRHGTSGGFYRRPSESRTFTGLYPDGYLPQISTDIQDISLAAGIKGKWDGWHIDFSNTFGQNSFTYNIGNTGNTSLRFASPNEFNAGGLRFTQNTINLDFSKKYDVWEGLNIAFGGEHRFENFKMTAGEEASYATYDVFGNVWNGNTKRPTDFFGAALPGGSQVFSGFRPENAVNKNRQSVAAYADVEFNFTKWLLVDAAARYENYSDFGSTFNYKLASRIKVAPNFNVRFAGSTGFRAPSIHQIYYNVTSTLFVTSPQLPNGQLLEVGTFSNDSQVAGLLEMPKLKQETSKSASVGFTYKIPSVNLTFTADGYFTRIDNRILLTDQFLKASVPDDAKKIYEQLNINAAQFFTNAIDTETKGLDVVISHNARFSGIKLDNNFAINLNQTKQVGDIHSSGLLQAPELEKVYFSEKSRVYLEEAVPRVKASLSHTLTWKNASFYLRNTYFGKVTGADVLDANGDGIIGFNEHQKIGDKIITDISIAYQFTKNIGLTLGVNNLFDIYPTKNLPASTNNDQFIYSRSTSQFGQNGRYVFSRLNFNF is encoded by the coding sequence ATGAGAAATAAAAAAACTATTTTTTCGGCCTCTGTTCTGTTTTTTCTTGGCGTATACACGTACGGTCAGGAAAAAGGTAATATACAATCAAAAAAAGACACCGTAAAAACCAATAGTGTAGAAGAAGTTGTGATTTTAGGATCCAGAGCCGGTGCAAGATCAAAAATGGACAGCCCGGTTCCTGTAGATGTTTTCAATCTGAAAGAATCTTCGATAATACTACCACAAACCAGCATAGGTCAAATATTGAACGCTGTAGCGCCCTCTTTTACTTCCACTATTCAGACCAATTCAGACGGAACAGATCATTTAGATCCTGCACAATTAAGAGGATTGGGACCTGATCAGGTTTTGGTTTTGGTAAACGGGAAAAGAAGACATACTTCCGCTTTGGTAAATGTGAACGGAACACCCGGAAGAGGTACGGTGGGAACGGATTTGAATGCGATTCCTTCATTTGCTTTAAACAGGATTGAAGTATTAAGGGATGGAGCAGCCGCACAATACGGATCAGATGCCATCGCCGGCGTGATGAACCTTGAACTTAAAAGAGATACAGGAAAACTGACAGGTCAGATCAGCTACGGTGGAAATTTAACGCCCGCAGCCAATGATCACACTGGAAACTTCGACGGACAGAACATTCAGCTGGATTTGAACTACGGGAATAAAATCGGAACAAAAGGAGGTTTTTTCAATATTACCTGGTCTTCACAGTTCAGAAATCCTACCTATAGAGCAGGAACAGAAAACGCACCTATCTACAATGCCTATAATGCCATCGAGCGACGTGCATTAAATGACGGAGTGAACCTTTCTTCGCTTTTCAATGATATCGGGAATACTCCCAATTCTCAGCAGCTGGTCAATTACATTCATCAGTATGCACAGAATGTCAGTTACTTTTCCCAAACTTTACAGAATGATATTCAGGGCGCCAACACCATTGCTGCGTTACAAAATGTGTTGAAATCCGGAAGTTTTACAAGAGATCAGCTAAACTACTTCACGGATCAGGAGCTGGCCTACAGAGGTCAGACAAGAAAGGATTTTAATATGCAGGTAGGACAGTCTAAACTCAATAATCATCAGTTTTTTATCAATGCTGAGGTGCCGATCAGTGATGACTGGAAAGTATATTCTTTCGGTGGATATAGCCTGAGACACGGTACTTCAGGAGGGTTTTACAGAAGGCCGAGTGAAAGCAGAACTTTTACAGGATTATACCCGGATGGATATCTTCCACAGATCAGCACAGATATTCAGGATATCTCCCTGGCGGCGGGAATCAAAGGAAAATGGGATGGCTGGCATATTGATTTTAGCAATACTTTCGGACAAAATTCATTTACCTATAATATTGGAAATACCGGAAATACCTCTTTACGCTTTGCTTCTCCCAATGAATTTAATGCAGGCGGTTTAAGATTTACTCAAAATACAATCAATTTAGATTTTTCTAAAAAATATGATGTTTGGGAAGGACTAAATATCGCTTTTGGAGGAGAGCATCGTTTTGAAAACTTTAAGATGACCGCTGGAGAAGAGGCTTCTTACGCAACATATGATGTTTTCGGAAATGTGTGGAACGGAAACACCAAAAGACCTACTGATTTCTTCGGAGCTGCTTTGCCTGGAGGTTCACAGGTATTTAGTGGATTCAGACCTGAAAATGCTGTGAATAAAAACAGACAGTCGGTAGCAGCTTATGCAGATGTCGAATTTAACTTTACCAAATGGCTTTTGGTAGACGCTGCGGCGAGATATGAAAATTATTCAGATTTCGGTTCTACTTTTAACTATAAACTGGCTTCAAGAATCAAGGTTGCTCCAAATTTTAATGTAAGATTTGCTGGGTCTACTGGCTTCAGAGCGCCTTCCATTCATCAGATTTATTACAATGTGACTTCCACGTTGTTTGTCACTTCTCCTCAGCTTCCGAATGGCCAGCTTTTGGAGGTAGGAACTTTCAGTAATGATTCACAAGTGGCCGGATTATTGGAAATGCCGAAGCTGAAGCAGGAAACTTCAAAATCTGCAAGCGTAGGATTTACTTATAAAATTCCATCTGTTAATTTGACATTTACTGCTGATGGCTATTTTACAAGGATAGATAACAGAATTCTTCTTACTGATCAGTTTTTAAAGGCAAGTGTACCTGATGATGCCAAAAAGATTTACGAACAGTTGAACATCAATGCAGCGCAGTTCTTTACCAATGCCATTGATACAGAAACGAAAGGACTTGATGTTGTAATTTCTCATAACGCAAGATTTTCAGGGATAAAACTGGATAATAACTTCGCCATTAATCTTAATCAAACCAAACAGGTTGGTGACATCCACTCTTCAGGATTGTTGCAAGCTCCTGAATTGGAAAAAGTATACTTCTCCGAAAAATCAAGAGTATATCTGGAAGAAGCTGTACCAAGAGTAAAAGCGAGCCTTTCTCATACGCTGACCTGGAAGAATGCAAGTTTCTATCTTAGAAATACCTATTTTGGAAAAGTAACGGGAGCCGATGTTCTTGATGCGAACGGAGATGGTATCATAGGTTTTAATGAACACCAGAAAATAGGAGATAAAATCATTACAGATATTTCAATAGCCTATCAGTTTACCAAAAATATAGGCCTGACATTAGGAGTGAATAATTTATTTGATATTTATCCTACTAAAAATCTTCCTGCATCAACGAATAACGATCAGTTTATCTATTCCCGTTCTACGTCTCAGTTTGGGCAGAACGGAAGATATGTTTTCTCGAGACTTAATTTTAATTTTTAA
- a CDS encoding peptidase associated/transthyretin-like domain-containing protein encodes MIRKNIKINDPCPEKWENMQDSQEGKFCKKCSKYIVDFAEKTDEQIQNVFDTANGKEICGRIPSISIPKIAAGIILITNFTFVQAQIENNFKAATEQKAVDVTRLSGRLIFKETKKIIPNTEVLLITKSKLIKTTTNENGYFLLKIPNDLIEDENVLYFNFDKLNEAKRKGNKVGDTISGYSYGNQAVIFKGNEKIENKEFQIGYGGFTIGAVVIVNDPQPDYYCFNGKSMSREKFLKLRKKNPHYPYFSFEGKEAKVVSKIDYLDTLHLLYSD; translated from the coding sequence ATGATAAGAAAGAATATTAAAATCAACGATCCCTGTCCTGAAAAATGGGAGAATATGCAAGACTCTCAGGAAGGAAAGTTTTGCAAAAAATGTTCTAAATACATAGTAGATTTTGCAGAGAAAACGGACGAACAGATTCAGAATGTTTTCGATACTGCTAATGGTAAGGAAATTTGTGGGAGGATACCTTCAATTTCCATTCCTAAAATTGCAGCCGGTATTATTTTAATCACAAATTTTACTTTTGTTCAAGCTCAGATCGAAAACAACTTTAAGGCAGCTACAGAGCAAAAGGCAGTAGATGTTACCAGATTATCAGGGAGACTTATTTTCAAAGAGACCAAAAAAATAATTCCCAACACCGAAGTATTATTGATCACCAAAAGTAAATTGATAAAAACCACTACCAATGAAAATGGATATTTTTTATTGAAGATTCCTAATGATCTTATTGAGGATGAAAATGTATTGTACTTTAATTTTGACAAACTTAATGAAGCAAAAAGGAAAGGAAATAAAGTAGGAGATACTATAAGTGGCTATAGTTATGGGAATCAGGCAGTAATTTTCAAGGGAAATGAAAAAATTGAAAATAAGGAATTTCAAATCGGTTATGGAGGATTTACGATTGGGGCTGTTGTTATTGTAAATGATCCACAGCCAGATTATTACTGCTTCAATGGCAAAAGTATGAGCCGGGAAAAATTTTTAAAGCTGAGAAAGAAAAATCCTCACTATCCCTATTTTTCCTTTGAAGGTAAGGAAGCAAAGGTGGTTTCTAAGATTGATTATTTAGATACTTTACATTTACTGTATTCAGATTAA
- a CDS encoding alpha/beta hydrolase — protein MTKINNISMNRFLTNLFFVLFLSTSHLLFSQSFSQSPVKTERVKSTLLPEIATVSENIEYKINKKGKSLALDLYIPKAATAEKLPVLIYVHGGGWIEGDKTVHADDYLESTIVKLMAKQYAVISINYTLLNDSTHFPLPLEDTKDAIRWVRKNAEKYNFDTNNIGLFGASAGAHLSLLAAYTPDNTFIGSPELSTYSAKVNYVVDHYGPADMNKLFHTRLGTIPVALIGMVSKKIVSLQQGLVKGLSGYDIQKDQDRAIDYLKTISPVTYAADGVPTLIVQGNKDKIVPLSQAKKLHRKLNRAKVQNSLVIIDNGVHSFSTTDKAGLDKITDQTVDFIVSQKK, from the coding sequence ATGACAAAAATCAACAACATATCAATGAACAGGTTTCTTACAAACCTGTTTTTTGTTTTATTTTTAAGTACTTCTCATTTACTTTTTTCCCAATCATTTTCACAGTCACCGGTCAAGACAGAACGCGTAAAAAGCACGCTACTCCCTGAAATTGCGACGGTTTCCGAGAATATTGAGTATAAAATCAATAAAAAAGGAAAATCTCTGGCTTTGGATCTCTATATTCCAAAAGCTGCTACAGCCGAAAAATTACCTGTACTCATCTACGTTCATGGTGGTGGATGGATAGAAGGTGATAAAACAGTACATGCCGATGATTACCTGGAAAGCACGATTGTAAAACTGATGGCAAAGCAATACGCGGTTATCAGTATCAATTACACTCTTCTGAATGACAGCACTCATTTTCCATTACCACTGGAAGATACCAAAGATGCGATAAGATGGGTAAGAAAGAATGCTGAAAAATATAATTTCGACACCAATAATATCGGGCTGTTTGGAGCTTCAGCCGGAGCCCATCTGTCTCTTCTTGCGGCCTACACTCCGGATAATACTTTTATAGGGAGCCCTGAGCTTTCAACTTATTCGGCAAAGGTAAATTATGTAGTAGATCATTACGGTCCTGCCGATATGAATAAGCTTTTTCACACCAGATTAGGTACAATTCCGGTCGCACTCATTGGTATGGTTTCAAAAAAGATTGTCAGTTTACAGCAAGGACTGGTGAAGGGACTTTCAGGGTATGATATCCAAAAAGATCAGGATAGAGCAATAGATTATTTAAAAACTATCTCTCCCGTTACCTATGCTGCTGATGGCGTTCCTACTTTAATTGTACAGGGAAATAAAGACAAGATTGTTCCGCTAAGTCAGGCTAAAAAGCTCCACCGAAAATTAAACAGAGCAAAAGTACAGAACTCTTTAGTCATCATTGACAATGGAGTACATAGTTTTTCCACAACAGATAAGGCGGGGCTTGACAAGATCACAGACCAGACTGTAGATTTCATTGTTTCACAGAAAAAATAA
- a CDS encoding M16 family metallopeptidase has product MKKRFLSAAAVAFFGLMLNAQQIKFEEYDLPNGLHVILHQDNSAPVVTTGVMYHVGAKDEVKGRTGFAHFFEHLLFEGTPNIKRGDWFKIVSSNGGQNNANTTNDRTYYYETFPSNNEQLGLWMESERMRHAVINQVGVDTQREVVKEEKRLRMDNQPYGNLFPTIQKNLFTNHPYNWPTIGSMEDLNSAKLEEFQAFYKKYYVPNNATLVIAGDIKPEQTKKWVEEYYGGIPKGTIYPKDFPKDAPITQEKEVTATDPNIQLPAYIFAYRTPANKEKDAYVLDMLSSYLSNGKSSVLYKKLVDQEKKALQVAAFNQGLEDYSIFAFFAIPMGQTTKQTLQADIDAEIKKLQTTLISEEDYQKLQNQFENQFVNQNSSIQGIAASLATNHVLMGNTNLINKEIDIYRSISRQDLQNAAKKYLNSNQRIIINYVPEKK; this is encoded by the coding sequence ATGAAAAAGCGATTTCTTTCTGCTGCTGCCGTAGCTTTCTTCGGGCTCATGCTGAATGCACAGCAAATCAAATTCGAAGAGTATGACCTTCCCAACGGTCTTCACGTAATTCTTCATCAGGATAATTCAGCGCCGGTAGTTACCACAGGGGTAATGTACCACGTAGGAGCGAAAGATGAAGTAAAAGGCAGAACAGGTTTTGCACACTTCTTTGAACACCTTCTTTTTGAAGGAACACCTAATATTAAAAGAGGTGATTGGTTCAAGATTGTTTCTTCAAATGGAGGACAAAACAATGCAAATACCACCAACGACAGAACATATTATTACGAAACTTTCCCATCGAATAACGAGCAACTTGGACTTTGGATGGAATCTGAAAGAATGCGTCACGCGGTTATCAACCAGGTGGGTGTAGATACACAAAGAGAAGTTGTAAAAGAAGAGAAGAGATTGAGAATGGATAATCAGCCTTACGGAAATCTTTTCCCGACTATTCAAAAAAATCTGTTCACGAATCACCCGTACAACTGGCCTACAATCGGTTCTATGGAAGATCTGAATTCAGCAAAGCTTGAAGAGTTCCAGGCATTTTATAAAAAATATTATGTTCCTAATAACGCAACTTTGGTCATTGCAGGTGATATTAAACCTGAACAAACTAAAAAATGGGTTGAGGAATATTACGGAGGAATTCCAAAAGGAACGATCTATCCAAAGGATTTCCCAAAAGATGCTCCGATTACTCAGGAGAAAGAGGTAACAGCAACGGATCCTAACATCCAGCTTCCGGCTTATATTTTTGCTTACAGAACACCTGCTAATAAAGAAAAAGACGCTTATGTTTTAGATATGCTGTCTTCTTATTTAAGTAATGGTAAATCATCTGTTTTATATAAAAAATTAGTAGATCAGGAGAAAAAAGCACTTCAGGTAGCAGCTTTCAACCAGGGGCTTGAAGATTACAGTATTTTCGCCTTTTTTGCAATCCCGATGGGACAAACGACCAAACAAACATTACAAGCTGACATTGATGCGGAGATCAAAAAGCTTCAGACGACTTTAATTTCTGAAGAAGATTATCAAAAACTTCAAAACCAGTTTGAAAATCAGTTTGTGAACCAGAATTCAAGCATTCAGGGAATTGCGGCTTCTTTGGCTACCAACCACGTATTGATGGGAAATACCAACCTTATCAATAAGGAAATCGACATTTACAGATCTATTTCAAGACAAGATCTTCAAAATGCAGCTAAAAAGTATCTAAATTCTAACCAAAGAATCATTATCAACTACGTTCCTGAGAAAAAATAA